A region of the Canis aureus isolate CA01 chromosome 5, VMU_Caureus_v.1.0, whole genome shotgun sequence genome:
GTACCCCGTCCTCCCCACCGACGGTTCCACAGGCGTGGAGCTGGCGCCCCGCTCCGCAGAGCCCGGCTACCTGGTCACCAAGGTGGTGGCAGTGGACAGAGACTCGGGCCAGAACGCCTGGCTGTCCTACCACCTGCTCAAGGCCAGCGAGCCTGGGCTCTTCCAGGTGGGGCTGCACACGGGAGAGGTGCGCACAGCGCGGGCCCTGCTGGACAGAGACGCGCTCAAGCAGAGCCTGGTGGTGGCGGTGCAGGACCACGGCCAGCCCCCTCTCTCGGCCACCGTCACGCTCACTGTGGCCATTGCTGACAGCATCCCAGATGTCCTGGCTGACTTGGGCAGCCTGGAAGCCCCACGTGACTCCCAAGCTTCAGACCTCACGCTGTACCTGGTGGTGGCAGTGGCCGCAGTCTCCTGCGTCTTCCTCGCCTTTGTCATCGTGCTGCTGGCGCTCAGGCTGAGGCGCTGGCACGCGTCGCGTCTGCtccaggctgcaggaggagggCTGCTGGGCGCGCCGGCCTCGGCCTCGCAGTTTGTGGGCGTGGACGGGGTGCGGGCGTTCCTGCAGACCTATTCTCACGAGGTGTCCCTGACCGCGGGCTCGCGGGAGAGTCACGTGATCTTCCCGCAGCCCAACTATGCGGACACGCTCCTCAGCCAGGAGAGCTGTGGGAAAAGCGAGCCTCTTCTGGTAACTCAGGATTTACTTGAAgacaaaaaggaaacattttctcaGGTAAACTTTTCGTAAATTTATCTAGgtaaaaataattactgaatttACTTACTGTCACTCCTTACTCCTCACAGTTCTATTTCCCCACATATCTTTGCAGAGTTTTATTTACAGATTCTGGAAAATTATTATTAAGTGATTATATCCAGGTATAATGTAGGTGGTTGGAATAGAGTATGTGTGAGGTGCAATCTTGGTTGTGGAAAGAGCACTGCATTAGAAACAAAAAGATAGgacttctaatattttcttcctttcctctagcCAAATAATTTTTCTGGTTTTACCATTCACTTATCTGGCAAGGGTAGGGGTTTGACTAGAACAGATCCACCAATATTTATGTGAttaataatgttttcaaatttctcaCAGGTATAAATACTAACTTATCCTTAAACTTAATAAAACTATCACCTGGCAAGGTGCTATTTTATTTAGGGAATTTTGAAGAGGTAAGATTGTCTCAAGTAATATTTTTAGTTgtgttataattaaaatgtagaaatatatatGGCTTGTAAATTTTTTGTTGAATATCTTAGCCCTTGGTTTAGgcttttattttgagatattttatgcATTCTGAAGAATACATTAGATATTTAAGTAACTTACAAAATGAGGTAATAAAGTGAATGACAGAAAATTTACTGTGCAActtgagaaataattttgaagcCTCTTGACTTGTGTATTACGCCCATAATGGAAGTGACTAGCAAAAACAagtatatattccattttaatatGTGTGTTATTTCTTCACAAGAAATATATCATAGGGGAGTAAGTCCCTGCTTTTATATAGTTACTGTGCTCCaataatttaaagatatatataaaatataaatagaagattttgttatgctatatgttggcaaattgaactccaataaaaaaatttaaaaaaaacaaaatataaatagaagaaagcaaaagcaaaaaaaaaaaaagaagaagaaagcaaaagcatGGTAAGGTGCAAATGaaagataaatgtataaatgGACTGAAGATGGAACAGAAGGTGGTGAACCAGGCTAAAGCTGTGAGAATTCTAGTCTGGCTCAGATGCAGGCATTGAAGGTCAGGAGGTTGTTCAGCACTGTAACAGAGACAAAGTGCTTCAGGTTAAACAAGGAACCTGAGTCAGACTTAGTCTTTGATCCAAAATAAGCAGTTTGGCCCCCCTCATCTagttaaaagggaaagaaactgcTTTAAAAGGCTGCCTACCAATGCCTGCGAAAGGAGACAATCTGCGGACAAAAGGAGAGAAGTGGATATAGATGCTAGCTTCAGAAAATGAACAGACATGAGATGTAATATTTACAGTATTACTGCTGCACACCATTAAATGACTTACTTATGGCCCAAGACCTGGAATAGAAGCAATTTCAAAACCATAAGAGACAAAACCCTGAACCTAGGACAGTAgcagagtgggggaaaaaaagtagaagagagacagcaattaaggaaaacaaaaaccaactctTCCACTTAAATGTACAAAATGTTGAAACACATCGTCTTCTGGAATTATTGTTGCTAATGAGATACTATCAACAAATTGTCCTTATTTTAAGATATCTGTCTTCTCTgtggtgcctttttaaaaatatctctcatCCTTGCTGTATATCTAAgtcttgatttttattattttctgtttggattacACTCTCAGTAACATAAGTTAttttatggagcacctgggtggctcagttggttaaacgtcctactcttggttttggttcaggtcttaatctcaggatcctaggatggatCCACCTGGAAGGCTCCACCTTCAGTGGGGAGTAATCTTGAggattcctctccctctgcccctcccctacatgtgtgctttctctctctctttctctcactctctctcaaataaataaacacatcttttaaaaagtataacatataaataacatAGGTTATTTCAATTCTGGATTTTCTTAGCTGgtgttaatttaaaattttgcttctgtgtgtatataaatgAGCTAGGTTTACTTATTAAAGCACAGAGATTACCAAGttggatgattttaaaaatccatctagggatccctgggtggcgcagcggtttagcacctgcctttggcccagggcgcgatcctggagacccgggatcaaatcccacatcgggctcccggtgcatggagcccgcttctccctctgcctgtgtctctgcctctctctctctctctctgtgtgtgtgtgtgtgactatcataaataaataaaaaattaaaaaaaatccatctataCTCTGCCAACAAGATACATGTTCAAAACAAAATTACactgaaatattgaaaataaaaatatacatatatacacacacaaaagaaagcagCCATGTTGATTTTAATATAACAGCAAAATAGTGTTTAAGACAGCAAACATTAATGGTGACTTTTTAAATGAACTGACcataattacaaaaacaaacaaaaatatataaaaaagatgagCCCCCATCACTGAACAACATAGCTTTGAAAATAATaccaggagggatgcctgggtggctcagtggttgagcatctgccttcagctcaggaggTGATCCCGgtgtccaggatcaagtccagcattgggctccctgcagggagcctgcttctccctctccgtacatctctgcctctctctctctctgtgtctctcatgaataaataaaatctttaaaaaaataaaaaagaaaataataccatgAGATTTAAACTCCATTCCATAAGAAATAATACACCCTACAGGCACAAAATTACTAAACATATAGAACATTTGAACAGAATCTCTAAGCTTGATCTAATAAATCTGTATAGAATCCTATGCAAAACAAATATAGAATAGCTATTCTTTATACGAGCATATGGAAAATCTACAGCAATTTAGTATATAGTCATCACAAAAAAGGCAGAGCAAATTTCAAAGTACCGATAATATAATGCCTTATACATATTTATGATTATGTTATATGTAacataacatattatatataacttaGTTCAAAAACCTgggtgggggaaatagggagaggTAAGTAAAATGGTATAAACTTTCAGTTGTAAAATGAATAAGGCCTGAGTATCTATTGTATAACATGGAGACTACATTGTATAATAGCAATTTGCTCAGAAAGAACTTAAATGATCTCTCTGagcaaaaaaagaatatttgaggtGAAAGATGTGTTAATTAATTCGATGGGGGAATCCTTTCacagtgtatacatatatgaaatcaTTGCATTGTGCagtttaaatatcttacaattttatttattgattataattcagtaaagctggaaaaattacaaagcaaacatttaaaaacagtaaaagggggcagccctggtggcgccgcctgcagcctggggtgtgatcctggagacccaggatcaagtcccacatcaagctccctgaatggagcctgcttctccctctccctgtgtctctgcctctctctctctgtgtctataaataaattttaaaaatcttaaaaaataaataaataaaaacagtaaaaggagggacgcctgggtgactcagtcaattaagcatctgcctttggctcatgtcatgatcttggagtcctgggattgagcccagactccctgctctgcttcttcctttctccctctgcctgccaccccgCCTACtcgtgcgttctctctctctcaaatgaataaaatatttttaaaaataaataaataaaaatagtaaaaggaaacaaaaaagctTTGGACACTTAAATCTATATCCCTAAATTactcttgaatttaaaaaatcacgaTGGAAATAACTGTTtagaaaggaacaaaaacaaaattattatttaaaactgtGGAATATAGGGGCGCCAgactggttcagtcagttgaacgttcaattcttgatcttagggtcatgagttaaagccccatgttgggtgtggagcctacttaaaataaataaaataaaataaaataaaataaaataaaatagtggaaTACCTAAAAGAGTACTTAGGGGTAAATTAATAGACAAAATAactcaaagcaaaacaaaacaaattatttaaaataagtgaattgaGCAAGACCCTCCAAGAaatgaagcaaacaaaaaccattgTATCAGCAGAAACTTAaggaaaataataggaaaaataacaaagataagaGTATAAATTATTGATGTGCAAACAAGGATGAATTCTGATGATGAAGCAATAGAAGCAGACAATAAAAGTCATACTGAGACCAGTGGggagaaattaaaattctatGAAGTTCAGTGCTAGGACTAATACAGAATAGGCAGTTGGCATgactaaaattctttttaaagattctatttttttaaagattgattttatttatttatttatttatttatttatttatttattatttattcattcatgagagatgggggggagagagagagagaaagagaaagagaaaagaagagatataggcagagggagaagcaggctccatgcagggagcccgatgtgggacttgatcccgggactccaggatcacgccctgagccaaaggcagatgcttaaccactgggccaccccaggtgtcccttttttgaaagattctaaaagaaaagtccaaattctgatttaaaacaaagatttggaaaaggagaaagaaaagcaagagaggCTGGGGAAATTAAAACAACTTGATACAAAGGAAGAAGCATGAGTGGGAAATAATATACAGAGTAAAACCAGATCATCAAAGAACggataagtcttttttttttttttagaacatatAAGTCTTTAGAGAGCTGCCATAAGGGATGTCGATCAGTTACTTAATGAGACTTGAAAGTATCAAAACAATGttaatgaaaagattttaaaaatctaaaaaagtagGGTCCCTACTAGAAAATAAAGTAAGTTGATATCACTTGTtgccatttttttccattctcagaggaatggataaaactaaaaatgaaaaaagttcaACAAGGAAGAAACCAAAAGATAAATAGATTGAAGTGAGATCAAGGGTGGGCAAACTCATTTAAGAATGTTGATTCAAAAATCTTAATTAAGATATTATCGAAGGGCacttgagtagctcagttggttaggctcaggtcatgatctcagggggggtttgagccccactgtcaggcaccctgctcagtggggagtctgcttctccctctccctctgcccttatccctgcttgtgctctctttttctctctcaaataaataaaatattgaaaaagaaaacaaaaaacaagcccCCTTCACTTTCCTTAATATTCCATGCAGCCTTTTACCTCCAAGCATTTGTACTGAGGTTCTAGAACATTACTCCAGCCTCCTCTTGACCCGTTCCTACCCTTTAGGAGTCCTCTTCAACAATGTATTGAAAATGTTCTGACCCCCCAGATCTAGGTTGAATACCCTTCTTATGTACTCTTTTCCATTGCGCAGTATTTCCTACCTTTGTAGCAGTTAACATATTCTATTGAAATACTGTAGTTTTCTGTGTCCTCTTCTATCCTCTAAGCTTCCTGAGAACAAGGACTGTGTTCATCAGGTTCACCATTTCTTTCTCCAGCATCAATCAGGCAAAGTGCCAGGTATACAATAGTCACCCAATCAAGTGTctgataattcaatttttaaaatacagatgaaGTTAAATTCTAAGACATCAAGCACAGAAATACAGACTATATGACTTTAGAAGATAAGGTAGCTAATGTTACAAAGTTGAACTTACTGCctttgaatataaaataagttGGAAATATTTGGAGCAAGGGCAGCAGCAGCCTTGATGAATGCCTTGAGTGTTCACTGATAATACTTTCCTAACAACTACTATCAAGGTCACATTTGTTTACAAATTCTTATTAATTCTGAGGAAAAGACTCCTGACTTGAAAGGGCTGCTTCTAAGATATCTTAAAACTAAGATTCTTCAAAGCAACTTGAAAATAACAAAGCTAACAAGCAAGAAATAACCTGGGTTTGCCTTAgagggtgcagagattacttaggCCTCTGAGCGTCGCTGTTGACCACCTAAGAAGTAAAAGCCTGCAAGACCTCCAGTCCAACAATCCGGTTCCCACAACAAAAAGGGCTGGGCATTTGGCCCCCAAGCTTccggacagaaaaaaaaaaaatcagtccagCAGCTTAAATTTCTCTCTACAGTGACCTGGGTTCTGTGAATGTTGGTCTCCTCAGACACTGAGGAATAGAGAGTGGAATCTCGCACTGGATGCTGGAAGTtgcctgggagaaaatattgcaGCAGAAGAAATGGCGGCTCTGCAAAAGTTGCCACAACACGGAAGGCTTATGCTGCTGTGCTTTCTTTTGGCTGTCTTGTGTGAGGCCAGAGCTTGGCAGATGCACTATTCTGTGCCAGAAGAGATTGACAAAGACTCCTTTGTGGGCGACATCGCCAAGGACCTGGGGCTGGAGCCCCTGGTACTGGCAGAACGTGGAGTCCGCATCATCTCCAGAGGTAGGACGCAGCTTTTTGCTCTGAATCTGAGAAGTGGCAGTTTGGTCACCGCAGACAGGATAGACCGAGAGGAGCTCTGCGCTCAGAGCGTGCGGTGCCTGGTGAATTTTAACATACTCCTAGAAGACAAATTGAGTATTTATTCAGTAGAAGTGGAAATAACAGATATTAACGATAATGCCCCTCGCTTTGGAGTAGAAGAACTAGAGCTAAAAATCAGTGAAACGACTACGCCAGGATTCCGAATTCCCCTAAAGAGTGCACATGATGCAGACGTAGGAGAAAACACCCTTCAGAAGTACGAACTGAACCCAAATGACCACTTCTCCCTGGATGTGCGAAGCCGAGTGGATGGGAACAAGTACCCTGAGCTGGTGCTGGAGCACTCCCTGGACCGCGAGGAAAAGGCTTTTCACCACCTTATCCTTGTGGCTTTGGATGGGGGCAGTCCCATCCGATCTGGCACTTCCCGCATCCGTGTGACTGTCCTGGATGCAAACGACAATGCGCCTGTATTTACACAGCCCGAATACCGTGTAAGTGTTCCTGAAAGTATGCCCATAGGCACCCGGATACTCACAGTGACTGCCACTGACGCAGATGAGGGATACAATGCCCAAGTGGcatattttcaagagaaaaacCTGGGAGAAACCTCGAAGGTATTTGAGCTTGAGTCGACATCTGGAGATATAATAATCACAAAGAGTTTAGATTATGAGGATGCCAAAGTCCATGAAATTGATATTGAAGCTCAGGATGGCCCGGGCCTTTTGACCAGAACAAAGGTTATTGTGACAGTTCTGGATGTGAATGACAATGCCCCAGAATTTTACGTGACATCTGCTACTAGCTCAATTCCTGAAGACTCTCCTCCAGGAACCATAATTGCACTTTTCAATGTACATGACAGAGACTCTGGGCAGAATGCATTTATCACATGTTCACTCCCAGAGAACCTTCCTTTCAAGTTAGAAGGATCAGTGGACAATTATCACCGACTGGTTACAACCAGAACCCTTGACAGGGAACAGTTTTCCTCTTACAACATCACTGTGACTGCTAAAGATGGAGGGAAACCGTCTCTGTCCACGGATGCTCACATTTTGCTTCAGGTGGCAGACATCAATGACAACCCACCCACCTTCCCCCACATGTCCTACTCTGCCTACATTCCTGAAAACAACCCCAGGGGTGCCTCCATAATTTCCGTGGTGGCCCATGACCCTGACAGTGAGGACAATGGCCATGTAACTTATTCTTTGATTGAAGACACTCTTCATGGTGCACCCCTGTCCTCTTACATCTCCATCAACTCTGACACTGGCATCCTGTATGCCCTGTGCTCCTTTGACTACGAGCAGTTCCAGGATTTGCAGCTGTGGTTGACTGCGTGGGACAGTGGGAACCCTCCACTCAGCAGCAATGTGTCAATTAGCATATTCGTGCTGGACCAAAATGACAATGCGCCTGAAATCTTgtaccccaccctccccaccgaCGGTTCCACAGGCGTGGAGCTGGCGCCCCGCTCCGCAGAGCCCGGCTACCTGGTCACCAAGGTGGTGGCAGTGGACAGAGACTCGGGCCAGAACGCCTGGCTGTCCTACCACCTGCTCAAGGCCAGCGAGCCTGGGCTCTTCCAGGTGGGGCTGCACACGGGAGAGGTGCGCACAGCGCGGGCCCTGCTGGACAGAGACGCGCTCAAGCAGAGCCTGGTGGTGGCGGTGCAGGACCACGGCCAGCCCCCTCTCTCGGCCACCGTCACGCTCACTGTGGCCATTGCTGACAGCATCCCAGATGTCCTGGCTGACTTGGGCAGCCTGGAAGCCCCACGTGACTCCCAAGCTTCAGACCTCACGCTGTACCTGGTGGTGGCAGTGGCCGCAGTCTCCTGCGTCTTCCTCGCCTTTGTCATCGTGCTGCTGGCGCTCAGGCTGAGGCGCTGGCACGCGTCGCGTCTGCtccaggctgcaggaggagggCTGCTGGGCGCGCCGGCCTCGGCCTCGCAGTTTGTGGGCGTGGACGGGGTGCGGGCGTTCCTGCAGACCTATTCTCACGAGGTGTCCCTGACCGCGGGCTCGCGGGAGAGTCACGTGATCTTCCCGCAGCCCAACTATGCGGACACGCTCCTCAGCCAGGAGAGCTGTGGGAAAAAGGATTTTCTGTCAGCCGCCCCTCAGTCTTTActtgaagagaaaggagaagaaacatTTTCTCAGGTAAACTCCCTTCACAATATACTTACGAGTTATtgctaaaataaacatgtatttatttacctaGCTCCCTCCATTGTTTACATCTTTTCTGTTTCACATATTTCCTTATGAATCTATCAATTTTTAGGAAATGAGTCCTGATGAATTATTTCTCAGTAGTTCTAACTGTTCACATCCTGTAAGGGGAAGTGGGGCTAGAATCATTGTATAATGAGTATAAATCAGGAGTTCGTATCACGTGAATATTTAGGTTATCACAGAGCATTCCATTAGGAACTGGTGTATCTGGTTTCTCATACTTCCTTTCACATCTCTGGATAAATAATCTAATACACCTGAGTCAATAattctttttccattaaaaatatgaaggttgaggagctcctggctggctcagttggtgaaccATGCTACTCTCGATCTGGGAGTCATGAGTTTGATCCCCACGTTGAGGGTAGAGGGTTcttttttaatacaataaaaagataattttaaaaaaatgaaagttgaattttatgtttattcaAGTGCTTTAAAATTCaaggttttgttttacattttaatctaTGAATAACGAAATTCTTTAGTTTCTTCTCactcaattttaatattttttccttcagtttgaCAGTGAGgtgcttcattttatttgatttgtatgaccttctctatttaaaaaatggaaatttagaaatatatgtgtTTCATTGTGTTTTAGGAAGGTTTGTCATGGTATCTGCTTAGTTAAAAATCTTATTCTAAAGTAGCTGTTGCTTGAGAAAGTGATTATTGTTTGCTCTATAGTAAATGGG
Encoded here:
- the LOC144313998 gene encoding protocadherin gamma-A2 isoform X4 produces the protein MAALQKLPQHGRLMLLCFLLAVLCEARAWQMHYSVPEEIDKDSFVGDIAKDLGLEPLVLAERGVRIISRGRTQLFALNLRSGSLVTADRIDREELCAQSVRCLVNFNILLEDKLSIYSVEVEITDINDNAPRFGVEELELKISETTTPGFRIPLKSAHDADVGENTLQKYELNPNDHFSLDVRSRVDGNKYPELVLEHSLDREEKAFHHLILVALDGGSPIRSGTSRIRVTVLDANDNAPVFTQPEYRVSVPESMPIGTRILTVTATDADEGYNAQVAYFQEKNLGETSKVFELESTSGDIIITKSLDYEDAKVHEIDIEAQDGPGLLTRTKVIVTVLDVNDNAPEFYVTSATSSIPEDSPPGTIIALFNVHDRDSGQNAFITCSLPENLPFKLEGSVDNYHRLVTTRTLDREQFSSYNITVTAKDGGKPSLSTDAHILLQVADINDNPPTFPHMSYSAYIPENNPRGASIISVVAHDPDSEDNGHVTYSLIEDTLHGAPLSSYISINSDTGILYALCSFDYEQFQDLQLWLTAWDSGNPPLSSNVSISIFVLDQNDNAPEILYPTLPTDGSTGVELAPRSAEPGYLVTKVVAVDRDSGQNAWLSYHLLKASEPGLFQVGLHTGEVRTARALLDRDALKQSLVVAVQDHGQPPLSATVTLTVAIADSIPDVLADLGSLEAPRDSQASDLTLYLVVAVAAVSCVFLAFVIVLLALRLRRWHASRLLQAAGGGLLGAPASASQFVGVDGVRAFLQTYSHEVSLTAGSRESHVIFPQPNYADTLLSQESCGKKDFLSAAPQSLLEEKGEETFSQQAPPNTDWRFSQAQRPGTSGSQNGDETGTWPNNQFDTEMLQAMILASASEAADGSSTLGGGAGTMGLSARYGPQFTLQHVPDYRQNVYIPGSNATLTNAAGKRDGKAPAGGNGSKKKSGKKEKK